A stretch of Bradyrhizobium sp. AZCC 2262 DNA encodes these proteins:
- a CDS encoding thioesterase family protein — MDALNDVTTGMTAEKTIIVTPEMTVGHFVADMPSVYATPMMILHMEMASGSAIASHLPKGFVSVGMDVKVRHLAATPVGRTVRAISRVIEVDRKSVVFKLEAWDGDRKIGDGTHRRGVVNVVEFERRFDVRRATMSPD, encoded by the coding sequence ATGGACGCCCTCAACGATGTCACGACTGGCATGACCGCCGAGAAGACCATCATCGTGACTCCCGAGATGACGGTGGGTCATTTTGTGGCGGACATGCCGTCGGTCTACGCCACGCCGATGATGATTCTTCATATGGAAATGGCATCAGGCTCCGCGATCGCCTCGCATTTGCCGAAAGGCTTCGTCAGCGTTGGCATGGACGTGAAAGTCCGTCATCTCGCCGCAACGCCGGTCGGCCGCACGGTCCGTGCCATTTCGCGGGTGATTGAGGTCGACCGCAAGAGCGTGGTGTTTAAGCTCGAGGCCTGGGATGGCGACCGCAAGATCGGTGACGGCACCCATCGCCGTGGGGTCGTCAATGTAGTGGAGTTTGAGAGGCGGTTCGACGTGAGGCGAGCCACCATGAGCCCGGATTGA
- a CDS encoding cupin domain-containing protein, producing the protein MFSRRDMLAATAASGAMAAATITTADATPVKSDITFGNPNDPPQGAVNAKNPRSTSDPGPQNPAIRDQFPGAFSPPATDVGSMPLSWASFNNAPRRIQNGGWARQVTQDSFAVADTISGVNMRLTAGGIREMHWHQFAEWAYMTYGTCRITTLDELGRPYIADVKEGDLWYFPAGLPHSLQGLGPDGCEFIICFDEGKASEFTTLLVSEWFTHTPPDILAQNFGVPADTFKDIPLRDLYIFQGELPGDLAADRAAVSGRGAPPHPFTFSLGSGAPARETNGGTVHIADSRNFTVSTTVAAALVTVRPGGMREMHWHPNADEWQYWIKGKGQMTIFNTGPNAVTMDFNAGDVGYVKKNLGHYIKNTGDTDLQFLEVFRAPYFADVSLSDWITRTPPAMVAQHINVSKATIAKFPNNKPEIMPL; encoded by the coding sequence ATGTTCTCGAGGCGTGACATGTTGGCAGCGACAGCCGCAAGTGGGGCAATGGCAGCCGCGACGATAACCACGGCGGATGCCACGCCGGTGAAGAGCGATATCACCTTCGGCAATCCGAACGATCCGCCTCAAGGTGCGGTCAACGCCAAGAATCCGAGGAGCACCAGCGACCCCGGTCCGCAGAATCCGGCGATCAGGGACCAGTTTCCGGGAGCATTTTCGCCGCCGGCGACCGACGTTGGCAGCATGCCGCTGAGCTGGGCGTCATTCAACAATGCACCGCGCCGCATTCAAAATGGCGGCTGGGCGCGTCAGGTGACGCAGGACTCCTTCGCGGTTGCCGATACCATCTCCGGCGTCAACATGCGGCTGACCGCCGGCGGCATCCGCGAGATGCACTGGCACCAGTTTGCGGAATGGGCCTACATGACGTACGGCACTTGCCGCATCACCACGCTTGACGAACTGGGCCGGCCTTATATCGCCGACGTGAAGGAAGGCGACCTCTGGTATTTCCCCGCCGGCCTGCCGCATTCGCTGCAGGGCCTTGGCCCGGACGGGTGCGAGTTCATCATCTGCTTCGATGAAGGCAAGGCCTCCGAGTTTACTACCCTCCTGGTGTCGGAATGGTTCACGCATACGCCGCCGGATATCCTGGCTCAAAATTTCGGCGTTCCGGCCGACACGTTCAAGGATATTCCGCTTCGCGACCTCTACATCTTCCAAGGTGAGTTGCCCGGCGACCTGGCCGCGGACCGCGCTGCAGTGAGCGGACGCGGCGCACCGCCGCATCCTTTCACCTTCTCGCTCGGATCGGGAGCCCCGGCGCGCGAGACCAACGGCGGTACGGTGCACATTGCCGACAGCCGCAACTTCACCGTCTCGACCACCGTCGCCGCCGCGCTGGTGACGGTGCGTCCCGGCGGCATGCGGGAGATGCACTGGCATCCCAACGCCGACGAATGGCAGTACTGGATCAAGGGCAAGGGACAGATGACGATCTTCAACACCGGCCCGAACGCTGTCACGATGGACTTCAATGCAGGCGACGTCGGCTACGTCAAGAAGAACCTCGGACACTATATCAAGAACACAGGCGACACCGATCTGCAGTTCCTTGAAGTCTTCAGAGCGCCGTATTTCGCCGACGTCTCCCTGTCCGATTGGATCACCCGCACGCCACCGGCGATGGTGGCGCAGCACATAAACGTCAGCAAGGCGACCATCGCAAAATTCCCGAACAACAAGCCGGAAATCATGCCGCTGTGA
- the cydB gene encoding cytochrome d ubiquinol oxidase subunit II, whose amino-acid sequence MIMFWVLLLAISILLYVLLDGVDLGVGLLFGLSNGEARRSTMLSAVAPIWDGNETWLVVTAVILWGAFPLVYATLLSAFYLPLIVMLAGLILRGVAFEFRYKTQRLRWIWDLSFAGGSLIATFIQGMTVGAVVEGLQFTNGEYSGGAVGWLTPFAVLCGIGLCLGYALLGACWLIRKCEGQVRDVARRQIPVLAVGVLAFLVVVFAYALAENLPILHRWIDRPYLFVFPAIGAIAAAVLALSILNHNDYLPFHMVALVFMSAFGTLALSFWPYMIPSVITVDQAAAPQSSLVFMFWGCGVIVFPLMLIYTLVSYSVFRGKVRASGGYGH is encoded by the coding sequence ATGATCATGTTCTGGGTTTTGCTTTTGGCCATCAGCATCTTGCTCTATGTGCTGCTTGACGGTGTCGATCTCGGCGTCGGCTTGTTGTTCGGACTGTCGAACGGCGAAGCCAGGCGTAGTACGATGCTGAGCGCCGTCGCGCCGATCTGGGACGGCAACGAGACCTGGCTGGTGGTCACCGCGGTGATCCTGTGGGGAGCCTTCCCGCTGGTCTATGCGACGTTGCTGTCGGCTTTCTACCTTCCTCTTATTGTCATGCTCGCCGGCTTGATCCTGCGCGGTGTGGCATTCGAGTTTCGCTACAAAACGCAACGGCTGCGGTGGATCTGGGATTTGAGCTTCGCCGGCGGATCCCTGATCGCGACATTTATACAAGGCATGACGGTCGGCGCCGTGGTCGAAGGACTGCAGTTCACCAACGGCGAATATTCCGGCGGTGCGGTCGGCTGGCTCACGCCGTTTGCGGTCCTTTGCGGCATCGGCCTGTGTCTTGGCTACGCGCTTCTTGGCGCTTGCTGGCTGATAAGGAAATGCGAGGGCCAAGTTCGCGACGTTGCGCGCCGCCAGATTCCCGTACTTGCGGTCGGCGTACTGGCGTTCCTCGTGGTTGTGTTCGCTTACGCGTTGGCCGAAAATCTTCCAATCCTGCATCGCTGGATCGACCGGCCATATCTGTTTGTGTTTCCGGCGATTGGCGCGATCGCGGCGGCAGTACTCGCGCTCAGTATCCTGAACCACAACGATTACTTGCCATTCCACATGGTCGCGCTGGTCTTCATGTCGGCGTTCGGCACGCTGGCGCTGTCCTTCTGGCCATACATGATCCCTTCCGTCATCACCGTCGACCAGGCTGCCGCACCGCAATCGAGCCTGGTGTTCATGTTCTGGGGGTGCGGGGTGATCGTCTTTCCACTGATGTTGATCTACACGCTGGTGAGCTACAGTGTGTTCAGGGGAAAAGTCCGGGCGAGCGGCGGGTACGGGCACTAG
- a CDS encoding xanthine dehydrogenase family protein molybdopterin-binding subunit, whose amino-acid sequence MEMNSPVGPNALDAEGIVGKPLDRVDGPLKVTGGARYAYEMQQDNVLYGFVVEASIGKGRIRSLDTRAAEKAPGVALVLTHRNTPAQGTGNHRKAHPVLTGPEVTGYGQPVAFVVARSFEEARAAAYLVNVKYDRSNGKYALRANLNEARVPRPSDAPTADSAVGDFAGAFAGAPVQLDVTYTTPLQSHAMMEPHATLAMWDGDKLILHTANQMLNQGQKVIATTLKIPVENIRLISPFIGGGFGGKLWVNADAILAAIASRQLKRPVKIALTRQQIFHVTTHRSDTIQRVRLGTDREGRILAIGHDVFSGNLPSEQTYEGAALQTRTLYAGPNRLTRHRLAPLDIPVASSMRAPGESVGLMALECAMDELAEKLNLDPIELRIRNEPSEDPEKHIPYSSRHLIACMQEGARRFGWDKRNPKPGQLRDGRWLVGIGMAAATRGNPLQLSKANVRLDPDGTCTVRMAMTDIGTGTYTILSQIAAEMLGLRTERVQVKLGDTSFPQAAGSGGSWGAGSSGSALFEACNALREKLARTAGMNPATARFANGSIASGEQSRKLTDLLGAGMDADGEIRPGRNNKDFSQQSYGAHFAEVGVDADTGEVSLRRMLGVFTAGRVLNAKTARSQAMGGMVFGVGAALHEEMALDPRFGFFVNHDLAEYHVPVHADIPAIEAIFLPELDDRSNPLKSKGVGELGICGAGASIANAVYNACGVRVRDYPITLDKLLSGLPMRT is encoded by the coding sequence ATGGAAATGAATTCACCCGTCGGCCCCAATGCCCTCGATGCGGAGGGCATCGTGGGCAAGCCACTCGACCGCGTGGACGGTCCATTGAAGGTCACCGGCGGCGCGCGCTACGCCTATGAGATGCAGCAGGACAACGTGCTGTATGGTTTTGTGGTCGAGGCCTCGATCGGAAAAGGAAGGATCAGATCGCTTGACACGCGGGCGGCGGAGAAGGCGCCGGGCGTGGCGCTGGTTCTCACCCATCGCAACACACCCGCACAGGGCACCGGCAATCACCGCAAAGCGCATCCCGTACTCACCGGGCCGGAAGTGACGGGCTACGGCCAACCGGTTGCCTTCGTGGTTGCCAGGAGCTTCGAGGAGGCCCGGGCGGCGGCTTACCTCGTCAACGTGAAGTATGATCGGTCAAACGGAAAATACGCGCTCCGTGCCAACCTCAATGAGGCTCGCGTTCCAAGGCCAAGTGACGCTCCGACAGCCGACAGCGCGGTGGGCGATTTCGCAGGCGCATTTGCCGGCGCCCCGGTGCAACTCGACGTGACCTATACCACCCCATTGCAAAGTCACGCGATGATGGAACCCCATGCCACGCTCGCGATGTGGGACGGCGACAAGTTGATCCTGCACACGGCGAACCAGATGCTCAACCAGGGTCAAAAGGTCATCGCGACAACCCTGAAAATTCCCGTCGAGAACATCCGCCTGATTAGCCCGTTCATCGGTGGCGGGTTCGGCGGCAAGCTCTGGGTCAACGCCGATGCGATCCTGGCGGCGATCGCATCACGGCAACTCAAGCGGCCGGTGAAAATCGCACTGACCCGGCAGCAGATCTTTCACGTCACGACCCACCGCTCGGACACAATCCAGCGTGTTCGTCTGGGGACCGATCGGGAGGGCCGTATTCTCGCGATCGGCCACGATGTGTTCTCCGGCAATTTGCCCAGCGAGCAAACTTACGAGGGCGCCGCCCTCCAGACCCGCACGCTCTATGCCGGGCCCAATCGGTTGACGCGACATCGTCTGGCGCCACTGGATATTCCGGTGGCGTCGTCGATGCGGGCTCCCGGCGAGTCGGTCGGACTGATGGCTCTTGAATGTGCGATGGACGAGCTTGCCGAGAAACTCAATCTCGACCCGATCGAATTGCGCATTCGAAACGAGCCGAGCGAGGATCCGGAAAAGCATATCCCCTACTCGAGCCGCCACCTGATCGCTTGCATGCAGGAAGGCGCACGCCGATTTGGATGGGACAAGCGCAATCCAAAGCCAGGCCAGCTTCGCGACGGACGATGGCTGGTGGGAATCGGCATGGCTGCGGCGACACGCGGCAACCCGCTTCAGCTTTCCAAGGCCAATGTCCGGCTGGATCCCGACGGTACCTGCACCGTGCGAATGGCGATGACCGACATAGGAACCGGGACCTACACCATCCTTTCGCAGATCGCAGCGGAGATGCTCGGCCTGCGGACCGAACGCGTCCAGGTCAAACTCGGCGATACCAGCTTTCCGCAGGCGGCAGGTTCGGGCGGCTCATGGGGCGCGGGCAGCTCGGGCTCGGCCCTGTTCGAGGCGTGCAATGCGCTGCGCGAAAAGCTGGCACGGACCGCCGGCATGAATCCGGCAACCGCAAGGTTCGCCAACGGCAGCATCGCATCCGGCGAACAGTCCAGGAAGCTGACGGACCTTTTGGGCGCCGGGATGGACGCCGACGGCGAAATCAGGCCCGGCCGCAACAACAAGGATTTTTCACAGCAATCCTATGGCGCGCATTTCGCCGAAGTAGGCGTCGACGCGGATACGGGTGAGGTGAGCCTGCGGCGCATGCTCGGCGTATTCACCGCCGGCCGTGTTCTCAACGCAAAGACGGCGCGCTCGCAGGCGATGGGCGGAATGGTGTTCGGTGTAGGCGCAGCGCTGCACGAAGAAATGGCGCTCGATCCGCGTTTCGGCTTTTTCGTCAATCACGATCTCGCCGAATACCACGTGCCGGTGCATGCCGATATTCCAGCCATTGAAGCCATCTTCCTTCCCGAGCTGGACGACAGATCCAACCCGCTCAAAAGCAAGGGCGTCGGCGAACTCGGAATCTGCGGCGCCGGCGCCTCGATTGCCAATGCAGTTTACAATGCATGCGGCGTCCGGGTTCGGGATTACCCGATCACACTCGACAAGCTGCTTTCCGGGCTGCCGATGCGCACATGA
- a CDS encoding DUF1427 family protein, with the protein MTGYLVSLFMGLVVGAAYGLVHVRSPAPPMIALVGLFGMVLGQQAVDMAKRRFVPPAPTSIQRSLGQ; encoded by the coding sequence ATGACTGGGTATCTCGTGTCCCTGTTTATGGGGCTGGTAGTGGGCGCGGCCTACGGGCTCGTCCATGTCCGCTCTCCGGCGCCGCCGATGATCGCCCTCGTCGGCCTGTTCGGAATGGTGTTAGGGCAGCAAGCGGTCGACATGGCGAAGCGCCGTTTCGTGCCACCGGCTCCGACCTCCATCCAGCGCTCTTTGGGGCAATGA
- a CDS encoding FAD binding domain-containing protein: MKAFTYQRADSAAQAAAAAVKPGAKIIAGGTNLLDLMKLQVETPSNLVDINRLPLDKIEETSDGGLRIGTLVRNSELAADPRVRQRYGVLSRALLAGASAQLRNKATTGGNLLQRTRCYYFYDITKPCNKRNPGSGCAALAGFNRIHAILGTSEHCIATHPSDMAVAMQALDARVETINRQGETKVIPIAEFYRLPGNTPEIETSLKPGELITAVTLPPPPPGVQVYRKVRDRASYAFALVSVAAIVDSTRGQIRAARLAFGGLAHRPWRVAQAEQRLVNATASTTTFSVAADAVLEGARGFGGNDFKMPLTRRTLHSVLAETTQT, encoded by the coding sequence ATGAAAGCCTTTACCTACCAACGCGCCGACTCGGCGGCGCAGGCGGCCGCCGCTGCCGTCAAGCCCGGTGCGAAAATCATCGCCGGCGGCACCAATTTGCTCGACCTGATGAAATTGCAGGTCGAGACACCCTCGAATCTTGTCGATATCAACCGCCTGCCGCTCGACAAGATCGAAGAAACTTCCGACGGGGGCTTGCGTATCGGTACGCTGGTTCGCAACAGCGAGCTCGCCGCAGACCCGCGTGTGCGCCAGCGTTACGGCGTGCTGAGCCGCGCGCTGCTGGCTGGCGCCAGTGCGCAGTTGCGCAACAAGGCCACGACTGGCGGCAATCTGCTGCAGCGAACCCGCTGCTACTATTTCTATGACATCACAAAACCCTGCAACAAGCGCAACCCCGGCTCCGGTTGTGCAGCGCTCGCCGGCTTCAACCGCATTCACGCGATCCTGGGCACCAGCGAGCACTGCATTGCGACCCATCCGTCGGATATGGCTGTGGCGATGCAGGCGCTCGACGCCAGGGTGGAGACGATCAATCGCCAGGGCGAAACCAAGGTGATTCCGATCGCGGAGTTTTATCGTCTTCCCGGCAACACTCCCGAGATTGAGACGTCGCTCAAGCCGGGTGAACTCATCACTGCGGTGACGCTGCCTCCGCCGCCCCCGGGTGTGCAGGTTTACCGCAAGGTCCGCGATCGCGCTTCCTACGCCTTTGCGCTGGTGTCCGTTGCTGCAATCGTCGACAGCACGCGAGGCCAGATCCGCGCGGCCCGGCTGGCCTTCGGCGGGTTGGCGCATAGGCCGTGGCGGGTGGCGCAGGCCGAGCAGAGGTTGGTCAACGCAACTGCAAGCACGACCACTTTCAGCGTGGCTGCAGATGCTGTTCTCGAAGGCGCGCGCGGATTTGGCGGTAACGATTTCAAGATGCCCCTGACGCGGCGCACGCTGCACAGCGTGCTGGCAGAGACAACCCAGACTTGA
- a CDS encoding cytochrome family protein, whose amino-acid sequence MIGPEETGIRRRPFMVAAIAVTASAILAICLAASRSAAAGPEATPSPHAIEYLPSISDLMIATIQPRHERLWQAEQDGNWQLAAYELGNLRGAFDRLGRAHPSVHDISFPDMITSVTAQPFKKLNSAIQSKDGTGFAKAYADLTAACNSCHQVLDHSVVEVRVPSRTPASDLNINSSSGK is encoded by the coding sequence ATGATCGGGCCAGAAGAAACAGGCATCCGGCGCCGCCCGTTCATGGTTGCGGCGATCGCAGTTACCGCAAGCGCCATCCTGGCGATCTGTCTTGCGGCCTCGCGCAGCGCTGCCGCAGGACCAGAAGCGACGCCCTCACCTCATGCCATCGAATATCTGCCGAGCATCAGCGACCTGATGATTGCGACAATTCAACCACGGCATGAGCGCCTCTGGCAGGCTGAGCAGGATGGAAACTGGCAGCTTGCGGCCTACGAGCTCGGAAACCTTCGCGGCGCCTTCGATCGACTCGGGCGCGCTCACCCCAGCGTTCACGACATCTCCTTCCCGGACATGATCACTTCCGTTACGGCGCAACCGTTCAAGAAACTCAACAGCGCGATCCAATCCAAAGACGGCACCGGATTCGCCAAGGCCTATGCCGATCTGACCGCCGCATGCAATTCATGTCATCAGGTTCTCGACCACAGCGTGGTCGAAGTCCGCGTACCGAGTCGGACACCCGCGTCGGATTTGAACATCAATAGCTCGTCGGGGAAATAA
- a CDS encoding YoaK family protein, whose amino-acid sequence MAIALNAKMLPTVLSIIAGSVDAISFLGLGGLFTAHVTGNLVVLVAHLAAGSRAPVANILSVPVFVAALGLTRLLASVLERIGFASLRPLLLLQLLLLVGFLALCASAGARVDPHAARAILAGMFGVSAMAVQNALVQISLKGVPSTAVMTTNITHFMMDIGEVLFGRKLSDVAKARARALLTWPAIVGFAAGCGLGATCEAAIGLTSLALPVGLAVLAVAMGMNANTAKTRD is encoded by the coding sequence ATGGCGATCGCGCTCAATGCGAAAATGCTGCCGACCGTGCTCAGCATTATCGCGGGAAGCGTGGACGCAATCAGCTTTCTCGGACTTGGCGGCCTGTTCACCGCCCATGTCACGGGCAATCTTGTTGTCCTTGTCGCGCATCTGGCCGCTGGGAGCCGCGCGCCTGTAGCGAACATTCTATCGGTCCCGGTGTTCGTGGCGGCGCTCGGGTTGACCAGATTGCTGGCCAGCGTCCTGGAGAGGATCGGATTCGCCTCGCTCCGACCGCTTCTTCTGCTGCAATTGCTATTGCTCGTTGGCTTCCTCGCCCTGTGTGCTTCCGCCGGCGCAAGAGTGGACCCGCACGCAGCGAGGGCGATCCTTGCGGGAATGTTCGGTGTCTCGGCGATGGCCGTGCAAAATGCGCTCGTGCAGATTTCGCTGAAAGGCGTGCCGTCGACCGCGGTCATGACGACCAACATCACACATTTCATGATGGATATCGGCGAGGTGCTGTTCGGTCGCAAGCTATCTGACGTCGCCAAGGCGCGCGCCCGGGCGCTGCTGACCTGGCCGGCGATCGTCGGTTTTGCCGCTGGCTGCGGCCTTGGAGCGACATGCGAGGCAGCAATTGGCCTTACGTCCTTGGCTTTACCTGTGGGCCTCGCTGTGCTCGCGGTTGCTATGGGGATGAACGCGAACACCGCGAAAACCCGGGATTGA
- a CDS encoding cupin domain-containing protein has product MSASAIRIVSPAEFDRGTAQTSGSERRAAIAPALGIASAIWGGLFEVEPGSRTGIHHHGEQETIAYVLSGVCEIRWGISGESVARAEAGDFIHVPAFLPHMEINPSKLEPFRWVVVRSTATPIVVNLPDDTWP; this is encoded by the coding sequence ATGAGCGCTTCTGCAATCCGCATCGTCAGCCCGGCTGAATTCGATCGAGGAACCGCACAGACTTCAGGCTCCGAACGTCGCGCCGCGATCGCACCTGCACTCGGCATTGCGTCAGCCATCTGGGGCGGCCTGTTCGAAGTAGAGCCGGGATCGCGAACAGGAATTCATCATCACGGAGAGCAGGAAACGATCGCCTACGTGCTCTCTGGAGTCTGCGAAATCCGCTGGGGCATAAGCGGTGAATCGGTTGCGCGCGCCGAGGCCGGCGACTTCATTCATGTTCCCGCCTTTCTGCCCCACATGGAAATCAACCCCTCAAAACTCGAACCATTTCGATGGGTGGTCGTGCGCAGCACCGCGACACCCATCGTCGTCAACCTTCCGGACGACACCTGGCCGTAA
- a CDS encoding 2Fe-2S iron-sulfur cluster-binding protein produces MDDHESNRAPDAPIRFEVTRRTVVETGTTALLLTGLPRAAVAAGSVDNKEPTPPSVSVILQINGRSHSLPLDPRTTLLDALREHLTLTGSKKGCDHGQCGACTVLIEGRRINSCLTLAVMHDGQSVTTIEGLAQGTNLHPLQTAFVEHDGFQCGYCTSGQICSAIGMLAESQSGMPSYVTEDLTKSAAELTDVEIRERMSGNICRCAAYPNIVAAIKQAAGMPT; encoded by the coding sequence ATGGACGACCACGAATCCAACAGAGCGCCGGATGCACCAATTCGATTTGAGGTTACCCGCCGCACCGTCGTCGAGACCGGGACCACCGCGCTGCTGTTGACAGGGCTTCCACGCGCCGCTGTTGCCGCCGGGTCCGTCGACAACAAAGAGCCGACCCCGCCATCAGTGAGCGTCATACTTCAGATCAACGGCCGTTCGCATTCGCTGCCCCTCGATCCCCGCACGACATTGCTCGATGCTTTGCGGGAGCACCTCACCCTGACCGGCTCGAAAAAGGGTTGCGATCACGGCCAATGTGGCGCGTGCACGGTGCTGATCGAAGGACGCCGCATCAACTCCTGCCTGACGCTTGCGGTTATGCACGACGGCCAATCCGTCACCACGATCGAGGGGCTCGCCCAAGGCACGAATTTGCATCCATTGCAGACAGCCTTCGTCGAGCATGACGGCTTCCAGTGCGGTTACTGCACCTCCGGCCAGATCTGCTCGGCCATCGGAATGCTGGCCGAAAGCCAGTCGGGCATGCCGAGCTATGTGACCGAGGATTTGACGAAGTCGGCCGCCGAACTCACCGATGTGGAAATCCGCGAGAGAATGAGCGGCAACATCTGTCGCTGCGCAGCCTACCCCAACATCGTGGCCGCTATCAAACAAGCCGCAGGAATGCCGACATGA